Proteins encoded together in one Ferrovum sp. PN-J185 window:
- the truB gene encoding tRNA pseudouridine(55) synthase TruB produces MTVNIPKTNAVQFKAPFEEVSGVLLLNKPFGLTSNTALQRARHLLRAKKAGHTGTLDPHATGLLPLCFGEATKFSQWILDAPKGYIATLKLGYVSDTLDGEGVISKYSDVNIDLSQVEGVLNAMIGVQHQTPPMHAAIKVQGKPLYSYARSGQTIERQPRVIDILRCRLISLDTDLLTIECLVSKGTYIRVMASDIGEKLGCGAYLTALQRVSTGPYQLHDAVELSDLMAMSETKRRECLLPSDSLLSGVSSLHLDSVHAEDMKCGRIITLSEYKPLGLYKVYDPLNCFLGLCELFTENKLRPIRLMATHTQK; encoded by the coding sequence ATGACAGTAAACATCCCAAAGACTAACGCTGTTCAGTTCAAGGCTCCTTTTGAGGAGGTATCTGGTGTTTTACTTCTTAATAAGCCCTTTGGGCTTACCTCAAATACTGCTTTACAACGCGCCAGACATTTGTTGCGTGCCAAAAAAGCTGGGCATACCGGTACTCTTGATCCTCATGCAACGGGTTTGTTGCCTTTGTGTTTTGGTGAAGCCACTAAGTTTTCTCAGTGGATACTCGATGCACCAAAAGGATATATTGCAACATTAAAACTGGGTTATGTGAGTGACACGTTAGATGGTGAGGGGGTTATCAGTAAATACTCTGACGTGAACATTGATCTCTCTCAGGTTGAAGGTGTCCTCAATGCCATGATTGGTGTACAACATCAAACACCTCCCATGCATGCTGCCATTAAAGTGCAAGGAAAACCGTTGTATAGCTATGCACGTTCAGGGCAAACTATTGAACGACAGCCAAGAGTAATTGATATATTACGTTGCCGTCTTATCTCTCTAGATACCGATTTACTAACAATAGAGTGCCTTGTGAGTAAAGGAACTTATATTAGAGTAATGGCCTCTGATATCGGTGAAAAGTTAGGTTGTGGAGCATATTTGACTGCTTTGCAAAGAGTAAGTACCGGGCCCTATCAGTTACACGATGCAGTAGAACTATCTGATTTAATGGCTATGTCAGAAACTAAACGACGAGAATGTTTACTCCCATCTGATAGTCTTTTATCAGGAGTATCATCGCTTCATTTAGACAGTGTTCATGCAGAGGATATGAAATGTGGACGCATAATCACATTATCTGAATATAAACCATTGGGACTATATAAAGTTTATGATCCTTTAAATTGTTTTTTGGGTTTATGCGAATTATTTACAGAAAACA
- the rbfA gene encoding 30S ribosome-binding factor RbfA: MANFPRSRRIADQIQRDLSDILRRDFRDPRLGMVTITDVDVSRDFSHATIYISSLQGNEVLAASVTALSEGAGYLRSLLGKRLSLRVLPQLHFVADTTLDRAISLSSLIDQAIADDSKHPKD, from the coding sequence ATGGCTAATTTTCCTCGTTCACGACGAATTGCAGATCAGATTCAACGGGACTTATCTGACATACTAAGACGGGATTTTCGTGATCCACGTCTTGGTATGGTGACTATTACTGATGTCGATGTATCACGCGATTTTTCTCATGCAACAATTTATATCAGCTCTCTTCAAGGTAATGAGGTATTGGCCGCTTCCGTTACTGCCTTATCAGAAGGAGCGGGTTACCTACGTTCATTACTAGGTAAACGATTGTCATTGCGTGTACTACCACAATTACATTTTGTTGCTGATACGACTCTTGATCGCGCCATTAGTTTGAGTTCACTAATTGACCAAGCTATCGCAGATGACAGTAAACATCCCAAAGACTAA
- the infB gene encoding translation initiation factor IF-2: protein MAKTNVLDFANELKVTAETLIEQLNAAGVNKQSADDSLSEQDKTQLLEYLREQHGRSEPKTRITLTRKQTTEIKKADSTTGKARTIQVEVRKKRVLVKRDAKDLKSEEPITAEESVAPVEQIIEPVVETPIVEVVPPVQPEIEAVIEEVIEPVEAPSVEEPEEVIESVVQPVEEEPSPVEEAPAAKVKIVKKPFSAIDEGQLAIREAEAKRQAELRALQAADLQAKQERLRAKREAEEKAQAEAQASMLAAAEKAKSKTAKPEKAKAEKSGTLHRPVVTEEAKSHAKKGKKGVSEKSPQWMDEGVKKRTIKTRGDVMSGTTGWRDPKARHGKKHQDNNQHAFSAPTEPMVHEVLIPETITVAVLAQKMAVKAAEVIKALMKMGMMVTINQVLDQETAMIVVEDLGHVAKPAKLDDPEALLAETGTQHEDAILEPRAPVVTVMGHVDHGKTSLLDYIRRTRVASGEAGGITQHIGAYHVNTAKGIVTFLDTPGHEAFTAMRARGAQATDIVILVVAADDGVMPQTIEAIHHIKAAKVPVVVAVNKIDKPEANYERIKSELVAHEILPEEYGGDAQFVPVSAKTGQGIDDLLDSVLLQAEVLELKAARNTPAKGIVIEAQLDKGRGPVATVLVQSGTLTRGDIVLAGSSFGRVRAMLDETGHPIDKAGPSIPVEIQGLTEVPVAGEELIVLNDERKAREIALFRQGKFRDVKLAKQQAAKLENMFEQMGESGTKILSIIIKADVQGSYEALSQSLQKLSTEEVRVNIVHSAVGGITESDVNLALASKAVIIGFNTRADATARKLIASSGVDVRYYDIIYAAVDDVKLALSGMLSPDRKENIIGLVEIREVFRISKVGAVAGCYVLEGTVKRGSGVRLLRDNVVIHSGELDSLKRFKDDVKEVKAGFECGLSLKNYNDIQVSDKLEVFEVVEVARSL from the coding sequence ATGGCAAAAACAAATGTTCTGGATTTTGCAAATGAACTCAAAGTTACAGCTGAAACGCTGATTGAGCAGTTAAATGCTGCGGGTGTAAATAAACAATCCGCAGATGACTCTTTGTCTGAGCAAGACAAGACTCAATTATTAGAGTACCTACGAGAGCAGCATGGACGTAGTGAACCTAAAACTAGAATTACCTTAACGCGTAAACAGACTACAGAAATTAAAAAAGCTGACTCAACCACTGGTAAAGCCAGAACGATTCAGGTTGAAGTTAGAAAAAAACGTGTTCTAGTTAAACGTGACGCAAAAGACCTTAAATCTGAAGAGCCTATTACAGCGGAAGAATCCGTAGCACCCGTTGAACAGATAATTGAGCCTGTTGTAGAAACTCCTATAGTTGAAGTGGTTCCTCCTGTTCAACCTGAAATTGAGGCTGTTATTGAAGAAGTTATAGAGCCAGTTGAAGCGCCTTCTGTGGAAGAACCTGAGGAAGTTATTGAATCAGTAGTTCAGCCAGTTGAGGAGGAGCCTTCTCCTGTAGAGGAAGCTCCTGCAGCAAAAGTTAAAATTGTTAAAAAACCTTTTTCGGCTATTGACGAAGGGCAGCTTGCAATTCGTGAAGCTGAAGCGAAAAGACAGGCTGAATTACGTGCGTTACAAGCGGCAGACCTGCAAGCAAAACAAGAACGTTTACGAGCTAAACGTGAGGCAGAAGAAAAAGCTCAAGCTGAAGCACAGGCTTCTATGTTGGCTGCGGCTGAAAAAGCAAAAAGTAAGACTGCCAAGCCGGAGAAAGCGAAGGCTGAGAAGTCAGGTACTCTACATCGCCCTGTTGTGACTGAGGAAGCAAAATCTCATGCCAAGAAGGGTAAAAAAGGAGTATCTGAAAAATCTCCACAATGGATGGATGAAGGCGTTAAAAAACGCACCATTAAAACACGCGGTGACGTAATGTCAGGGACCACAGGTTGGCGTGACCCTAAGGCACGACACGGCAAAAAACATCAAGATAATAATCAACATGCTTTCTCAGCGCCAACTGAACCGATGGTTCATGAGGTGCTCATACCCGAGACCATAACCGTTGCGGTGTTGGCACAAAAAATGGCTGTGAAAGCTGCAGAAGTCATTAAAGCTCTTATGAAAATGGGTATGATGGTCACCATCAACCAAGTGCTAGATCAAGAAACCGCTATGATTGTGGTAGAAGATTTAGGTCACGTCGCAAAACCTGCTAAGTTAGATGATCCTGAGGCATTACTTGCTGAAACAGGTACGCAGCATGAAGATGCCATACTTGAGCCAAGGGCCCCAGTTGTCACTGTTATGGGACACGTGGACCATGGTAAAACTTCATTGCTTGATTACATTCGTCGTACCAGAGTGGCAAGTGGAGAAGCCGGTGGAATTACTCAGCATATAGGTGCTTATCACGTTAATACGGCTAAAGGTATTGTCACTTTCTTAGACACTCCAGGACATGAGGCTTTTACCGCGATGCGTGCACGTGGTGCTCAGGCAACTGATATTGTTATTCTAGTGGTGGCTGCGGACGATGGCGTTATGCCCCAAACTATTGAAGCTATTCATCATATTAAGGCGGCTAAGGTTCCTGTGGTTGTAGCGGTTAATAAAATTGATAAGCCTGAAGCTAACTACGAGAGAATTAAATCAGAATTAGTTGCTCATGAGATCTTGCCGGAAGAATATGGTGGTGACGCACAGTTTGTCCCAGTATCAGCTAAAACGGGTCAGGGAATTGACGACCTGTTAGATTCCGTTTTGCTGCAAGCGGAAGTGTTGGAATTAAAAGCCGCTCGTAACACCCCGGCTAAAGGAATTGTGATTGAAGCACAGTTAGATAAAGGTCGTGGTCCGGTAGCAACAGTACTTGTTCAGTCAGGAACATTAACACGAGGTGATATTGTATTGGCAGGATCATCTTTTGGCCGTGTTCGTGCTATGTTAGACGAAACGGGTCACCCAATTGATAAGGCTGGTCCATCTATTCCTGTTGAAATACAAGGTTTAACAGAAGTGCCAGTTGCCGGAGAAGAGTTAATTGTTCTCAATGATGAACGTAAAGCTCGTGAGATTGCTCTTTTCAGACAAGGAAAATTCCGCGATGTAAAACTAGCCAAGCAACAAGCAGCTAAACTTGAGAATATGTTTGAGCAAATGGGTGAGAGTGGAACTAAAATTCTTTCCATTATCATCAAGGCTGATGTGCAAGGGTCTTATGAAGCGCTGTCCCAGTCATTACAAAAACTTTCAACTGAAGAAGTACGGGTTAATATCGTTCACTCAGCGGTAGGTGGTATTACAGAATCAGATGTTAATTTAGCTTTAGCATCAAAAGCAGTGATTATTGGTTTTAATACCCGAGCCGATGCCACAGCAAGAAAATTGATCGCATCAAGTGGTGTGGATGTTCGTTACTACGATATTATTTATGCCGCAGTTGATGATGTGAAGCTTGCTCTGTCTGGCATGCTTTCACCAGATCGTAAAGAAAATATCATTGGTCTGGTTGAGATTCGTGAAGTATTTAGAATCTCTAAAGTGGGTGCGGTTGCTGGATGTTATGTTTTAGAAGGTACAGTGAAACGTGGTTCAGGTGTTCGTCTCCTTCGTGATAACGTTGTCATACATTCAGGGGAATTGGATTCATTGAAACGCTTTAAAGATGACGTCAAAGAAGTTAAGGCAGGCTTTGAATGTGGTTTATCTTTGAAGAATTATAATGACATTCAAGTGAGCGATAAGCTTGAAGTATTTGAAGTAGTGGAAGTGGCTCGTTCTCTTTAA
- the nusA gene encoding transcription termination factor NusA gives MSKDVLLLVDALAREKNVEPEIVFTALEMALASATRKKFGEEDFDVRVSINRQTGDFSSFRVWRVVNDSDWLSEFQEMPLSQAKLQYPDIQAGEVIEEPLESIDFGRIGAQAAKQVIFQKIRDAEREQILNDFLERQEFLVTGTVKRMDRGNAIVESGRIEAVLPRDQMIQKENLRVGDRVRGYLMRVERGGRGPQLILSRIASEFIVKLFELEVPEIEEGLLEIKSAARDPGIRAKIAVKSNDRRLDPIGTCVGMRGSRVQAVTGELGGERVDIVLWSEDPAQFVINALAPAEVNSIRVDEDKHSMDVVVDEEQLALAIGRSGQNVRLASELTGWELNIMTEAQAREKDDVESSHLRDLFVSRLDVDEEVADILIQEGFTSLEEVAYVPLNEMLEIEAFDEDTVNELRARARNALLTEAIASEEKVEHAAEDLQHMKGMDSETAHLLANNGITTIQELADLATDELSELTGLDEERARELIMTARAPLFE, from the coding sequence ATGAGCAAAGATGTTTTGTTGTTAGTTGATGCTCTGGCTCGTGAAAAAAACGTCGAGCCTGAAATTGTATTTACTGCCCTTGAAATGGCGTTGGCATCAGCTACCCGAAAAAAATTCGGTGAAGAAGATTTTGATGTACGTGTGAGCATCAATCGACAAACCGGAGATTTTTCCTCATTCCGTGTTTGGCGTGTGGTAAATGACTCAGATTGGTTGTCAGAGTTCCAAGAAATGCCTTTATCCCAAGCTAAGTTGCAATACCCCGATATTCAAGCGGGGGAAGTGATTGAAGAGCCTCTGGAATCCATCGACTTTGGTCGAATTGGTGCGCAAGCAGCGAAACAAGTTATTTTTCAAAAAATACGCGATGCCGAGCGTGAACAAATTCTCAATGACTTTCTTGAAAGGCAAGAGTTTTTGGTTACGGGTACAGTTAAGCGTATGGATCGTGGTAATGCGATTGTGGAGTCGGGCCGTATTGAGGCAGTATTACCTCGTGATCAGATGATTCAAAAAGAAAACTTACGTGTTGGTGATCGTGTGCGTGGTTACTTAATGCGTGTTGAGCGTGGTGGTAGAGGACCGCAATTGATTCTTTCTCGAATCGCTTCTGAGTTTATTGTTAAATTGTTTGAATTAGAAGTTCCCGAGATTGAAGAAGGGTTACTTGAGATCAAATCCGCAGCACGTGATCCCGGTATTCGTGCAAAAATTGCTGTTAAATCAAACGATCGTCGTCTGGACCCTATTGGTACATGTGTGGGTATGCGAGGTTCTCGTGTTCAGGCTGTTACTGGTGAGTTAGGTGGTGAACGAGTTGATATTGTTTTGTGGTCTGAAGATCCAGCTCAATTTGTGATCAATGCATTGGCTCCTGCAGAGGTCAACTCAATTCGAGTTGATGAGGATAAGCACAGCATGGATGTGGTTGTAGATGAAGAACAACTTGCACTAGCTATTGGTCGTAGTGGACAAAACGTTCGTCTAGCTTCAGAGCTGACAGGCTGGGAGCTTAACATCATGACTGAAGCTCAGGCTAGAGAGAAAGATGATGTAGAGTCTTCTCACCTTAGAGATCTATTTGTTTCACGACTTGATGTGGATGAGGAAGTGGCTGATATTTTGATTCAAGAAGGGTTTACCTCTCTTGAAGAAGTTGCTTACGTCCCGCTCAATGAAATGCTTGAAATAGAGGCTTTTGATGAAGATACAGTTAATGAATTGCGTGCTCGCGCACGTAATGCGTTATTAACTGAAGCTATCGCATCAGAAGAAAAAGTTGAACATGCGGCAGAAGATTTGCAACATATGAAAGGGATGGATAGTGAAACTGCCCATCTTCTTGCAAATAACGGTATAACCACGATTCAAGAATTAGCAGATCTTGCTACCGATGAATTATCTGAATTAACTGGATTGGATGAAGAGCGTGCCCGTGAATTAATTATGACGGCCCGCGCTCCTTTGTTCGAGTAA
- the rimP gene encoding ribosome maturation factor RimP, which produces MQLSAVDSLIEKIVTGMSFECVDIERSGRGMLRVFIDSPQGITVDDCALVSNQLTRAFAVEGVDFDRLEVSSPGLDRPLKKPADFERFLEYEVKLKVRVPRNGQRNFVGQLVSANETSFSLLVEGTEEPLSFEYADIERAHLVPEF; this is translated from the coding sequence GTGCAACTTTCCGCAGTGGACAGTTTGATAGAAAAAATTGTAACTGGTATGTCTTTTGAATGCGTTGATATTGAACGCTCTGGACGTGGGATGTTGCGTGTATTTATTGATTCGCCCCAGGGTATAACGGTTGATGACTGCGCTTTGGTCAGTAATCAGCTGACCCGTGCTTTTGCAGTTGAGGGGGTGGATTTTGATCGGTTAGAGGTTTCCTCTCCTGGTCTAGATAGACCACTTAAAAAACCTGCAGACTTTGAGCGCTTTCTTGAATATGAAGTTAAATTAAAAGTTCGTGTGCCACGTAACGGACAAAGAAATTTTGTGGGGCAACTGGTAAGTGCAAATGAAACATCGTTTAGCTTATTGGTTGAGGGAACTGAAGAACCGCTGTCATTTGAGTATGCCGATATAGAGCGTGCTCACTTGGTACCAGAATTTTAG
- a CDS encoding M17 family metallopeptidase, translated as MKNDQFTLPKWYWNQGAVKRCPLIIYLIADALELAALPSKELLEQVVRQRKGELSTSLKEGVLATNPDGITFFWVTVNTHQDPFHIHSSLAKVVKQLHSLAVTDVAVELYGEGAGRLAASALYICLINNVKLIEHKVTKKPLWQHIYLKAPLGTKESCSKAYILARANTLTRYLTIKAPNHLTPVAYRDQLKEFARKHNLSFQEWNEPRLKKIGAGAFLAVSQGSDNQQAAIVKISYQPKRAVNRIALVGKGICFDTGGHNLKPARYMHNMHEDMNGSAVVLGILQAAIDLSLPVAIDAWFAVAENHISPKAYKQNDIVTALNGTTIEVVHTDAEGRMVLADTLTMAERAKPNLIIDFATLTGSMHVALGARMSGIFVNRPELISLATEAGTVMGERVVSFPAPDDYDEALDSQVADVKQCTLTGEADHILAVRFLSKFINNTPWIHVDLSASRNEGGLGAVLSDVTGFGVLWGAQFIDSWAKKEL; from the coding sequence ATGAAAAATGATCAATTTACGTTGCCAAAATGGTATTGGAATCAAGGCGCAGTTAAACGATGTCCCTTGATAATTTATCTGATTGCTGATGCGCTCGAACTAGCTGCGCTTCCCAGTAAAGAATTGTTAGAACAGGTTGTGCGCCAAAGAAAAGGGGAACTTAGTACTTCTCTTAAAGAAGGGGTATTAGCCACTAACCCTGATGGGATTACTTTTTTTTGGGTTACAGTCAACACCCATCAAGATCCTTTTCATATCCACAGCTCACTTGCGAAAGTGGTTAAGCAGCTCCATTCCTTGGCTGTTACTGACGTTGCTGTTGAGTTATATGGTGAAGGGGCAGGACGTTTAGCAGCGAGCGCGTTGTATATCTGTTTGATTAACAACGTAAAACTAATTGAGCATAAAGTCACTAAGAAACCACTTTGGCAACATATTTATTTGAAAGCCCCGCTAGGAACCAAAGAGTCATGTAGCAAGGCCTATATCTTAGCCCGAGCTAATACACTCACACGTTATTTGACTATTAAAGCGCCTAATCACCTCACTCCTGTTGCTTACCGTGACCAATTGAAAGAGTTTGCCAGAAAACATAATTTAAGTTTTCAAGAATGGAATGAGCCTCGTTTAAAAAAGATAGGGGCAGGGGCTTTTCTTGCAGTATCTCAAGGAAGCGACAATCAACAAGCTGCTATTGTAAAAATCAGCTATCAACCCAAGCGGGCGGTTAATCGAATTGCATTGGTTGGCAAAGGGATTTGTTTTGATACGGGGGGGCATAATTTAAAGCCTGCTCGTTACATGCATAATATGCATGAAGACATGAATGGATCTGCGGTGGTGCTTGGTATTCTACAAGCGGCTATTGACTTGTCACTGCCTGTAGCAATTGATGCATGGTTTGCAGTTGCAGAAAATCATATAAGCCCTAAAGCCTACAAGCAAAATGATATCGTCACCGCCTTAAATGGCACAACAATCGAAGTGGTTCATACCGATGCAGAGGGACGTATGGTTTTAGCTGACACTCTAACAATGGCAGAGAGAGCTAAGCCCAATTTAATCATTGATTTTGCAACTTTAACGGGCAGCATGCATGTAGCATTAGGGGCGCGCATGAGTGGAATATTCGTAAATCGACCAGAGTTAATTAGTCTCGCCACTGAGGCAGGTACTGTCATGGGGGAGAGAGTGGTCAGTTTTCCGGCCCCCGATGATTACGATGAGGCTTTAGACAGTCAAGTAGCTGACGTGAAGCAATGCACGTTGACGGGAGAAGCGGATCACATATTAGCGGTTCGTTTTCTATCTAAATTTATTAATAATACTCCTTGGATTCATGTGGATCTTTCCGCTTCTAGGAATGAAGGGGGGTTAGGGGCTGTACTGTCTGATGTGACAGGGTTTGGGGTATTGTGGGGTGCACAATTTATAGACAGTTGGGCTAAAAAAGAGCTATAA
- a CDS encoding thymidylate synthase produces the protein MRQYLDFLHHILKNGTTKTDRTGVGTISTFGYQMRFDLASGFPLVTTKKLHLRSIIHELIWFLSGDTNIKYLKDNGVSIWDEWADEAGNLGPVYGKQWRQWQTADGQLIDQITDVIKQIKSNPDSRRLIVSAWNVGDIQNMALPPCHLLFQFYVAQGKLSCQLYQRSADAGLGVPFNIASYALLTHMIAQQCDLEVGEFVWTGGDCHIYTNHINAIEEQLTREPYPLPQLEICRRPNSIFEYQFDDFVIHNYHSHPHIAMAVAV, from the coding sequence ATGCGACAGTATTTGGATTTTTTACACCATATCTTAAAAAACGGTACGACAAAAACAGATCGTACAGGTGTTGGCACTATCAGTACCTTTGGCTATCAAATGCGTTTTGATTTAGCCTCCGGTTTTCCTTTGGTGACCACAAAAAAACTTCATTTGCGTTCTATCATTCATGAGTTAATTTGGTTTCTCTCCGGTGACACCAATATTAAATATCTCAAAGATAATGGAGTAAGCATTTGGGATGAATGGGCTGACGAAGCAGGTAACTTAGGACCTGTTTATGGCAAACAATGGCGACAATGGCAAACCGCTGATGGCCAATTGATAGATCAAATTACTGATGTCATCAAACAAATCAAAAGCAATCCTGATTCACGACGGCTCATTGTGTCAGCATGGAATGTGGGTGATATTCAAAATATGGCCCTACCACCATGTCACCTTTTATTTCAATTCTATGTTGCTCAGGGTAAATTATCGTGCCAGCTTTATCAGCGCTCAGCTGATGCAGGCTTAGGAGTTCCATTTAATATTGCCTCTTATGCTCTGCTCACTCACATGATCGCACAACAATGCGATTTAGAAGTAGGGGAATTTGTTTGGACTGGCGGTGATTGTCATATTTATACTAATCACATCAACGCAATTGAAGAGCAACTTACTAGAGAACCCTACCCTCTTCCACAATTGGAAATATGCCGACGCCCTAATTCAATATTTGAATATCAATTTGATGATTTTGTTATTCACAATTATCACAGCCATCCCCATATTGCGATGGCTGTGGCTGTGTAA
- the clpA gene encoding ATP-dependent Clp protease ATP-binding subunit ClpA, with amino-acid sequence MIAQELEVSLHMAFVDARQKRHEFITVEHLLLALMDNPSAIDVLRACGADIETLRKELDGFVQEHTPIVPGDDEVDTQPTLGFQRVIQRAILHVQSSGKKEVTGANVLVAIFGEKDSHAVYYLQQQGITRLDTVNYVAHGIAKVQGTNQKEESGNEQETDSQSSGALTSFALNLNAQVSAGKIDPLIGRDKEVERVIQVLCRRRKNNPLLVGEAGVGKTAIAEGLASRIVSGDIPEVLSQATVYSLDMGALLAGTKYRGDFEQRLKALLKQLQEDTNSILFIDEIHTLIGAGAASGGTLDASNLLKPALSKGTLRCIGATTYTEYRGIFEKDHALSRRFQKIDVVEPSIEETVQILKGLKSRFEKHHGVRYSETALSSAAELSARFINDRHLPDKAIDVIDEAGAAQRILPKSKQRKVIGKSEIEDIVAKIARIPPRNVSNDDRSALKTLDRDLKAVVFGQDKAIEALSAAIKMARSGLGNPQKPIGSFLFSGPTGVGKTEVARQLAYTLGVELIRFDMSEYMEPHAVSRLIGAPPGYVGFDQGGQLTEAITKHPYSVLLLDEIEKAHPDIYNILLQVMDHGTLTDNNGRRADFRNTVIIMTTNAGAQVLTKNTIGFVESKSQGDEMADIKRLFTPEFRNRLDAIISFAPLDKSVILRVVDKFLLQLENQLQEKRVEANFTDALREFLSEKGFDPLMGARPMARLIQDTIRRALADELLFGRLAAGGKVTIDVNEDKEVELRFDETEELGVS; translated from the coding sequence ATGATTGCTCAAGAGTTAGAAGTAAGTTTACATATGGCTTTCGTGGACGCCAGACAAAAGCGTCACGAGTTTATTACTGTTGAGCATCTCTTGTTGGCTTTAATGGATAATCCTTCGGCGATTGATGTACTACGCGCTTGTGGCGCAGACATCGAGACACTCAGGAAAGAATTGGATGGTTTCGTACAAGAGCATACCCCTATTGTGCCTGGTGATGATGAGGTTGATACTCAACCTACCCTAGGTTTTCAACGGGTTATTCAACGAGCTATTTTGCATGTCCAGTCTTCAGGTAAAAAGGAAGTTACTGGTGCCAACGTACTGGTGGCTATTTTTGGTGAAAAAGATTCACATGCTGTTTATTATCTGCAACAACAGGGTATTACTCGTTTGGATACAGTTAATTACGTGGCTCATGGGATTGCAAAAGTACAGGGAACAAATCAAAAAGAGGAGTCCGGTAATGAACAAGAAACGGATAGTCAATCCTCTGGCGCTTTAACTAGCTTTGCTTTAAATCTAAACGCTCAAGTTAGCGCAGGTAAAATTGATCCATTAATTGGACGTGATAAGGAAGTTGAACGAGTTATTCAAGTTCTATGCCGTCGCCGTAAAAACAATCCTTTATTAGTCGGTGAAGCAGGTGTTGGTAAAACTGCAATAGCTGAAGGATTGGCTTCCCGAATAGTGTCAGGGGATATCCCTGAGGTATTGTCGCAAGCCACTGTTTATTCTTTAGACATGGGGGCTTTACTTGCTGGAACGAAATACCGGGGAGATTTTGAGCAACGGCTAAAAGCGCTATTGAAACAACTGCAAGAAGATACGAATAGTATTTTATTTATTGATGAAATTCATACATTGATCGGTGCGGGTGCGGCCTCAGGCGGTACTCTTGATGCCTCTAATTTATTGAAACCTGCCTTATCAAAAGGTACTTTAAGATGTATAGGTGCTACGACTTACACTGAGTATCGTGGTATTTTTGAGAAAGATCACGCCCTCTCAAGACGCTTTCAAAAGATTGATGTGGTTGAACCTTCAATTGAAGAAACTGTACAGATTCTCAAAGGGCTTAAATCACGTTTTGAGAAACATCATGGTGTACGTTATTCGGAAACTGCGCTGTCTTCCGCAGCTGAGTTATCAGCACGGTTCATTAATGACCGCCATTTACCAGATAAAGCCATTGATGTGATTGATGAAGCGGGAGCTGCACAAAGAATATTACCTAAATCAAAACAACGTAAGGTCATTGGTAAAAGTGAAATTGAGGATATCGTAGCAAAAATTGCCCGCATTCCTCCAAGAAATGTATCTAATGACGATAGGAGTGCTCTTAAAACACTGGACCGTGATTTAAAGGCGGTTGTGTTTGGGCAAGATAAAGCCATTGAAGCATTATCTGCTGCTATCAAAATGGCACGTAGTGGGTTGGGTAATCCGCAAAAACCAATCGGCTCATTCTTGTTTTCAGGGCCCACTGGGGTTGGTAAAACTGAGGTGGCAAGACAATTGGCGTACACACTTGGTGTGGAGTTAATACGTTTTGATATGTCTGAGTACATGGAACCCCATGCTGTTTCACGCTTAATTGGTGCGCCACCAGGATACGTCGGGTTTGATCAAGGTGGGCAACTGACAGAGGCTATTACTAAGCACCCCTATTCAGTTTTATTGCTTGATGAAATTGAAAAAGCCCATCCTGATATTTACAACATCTTATTACAAGTCATGGATCATGGCACTTTGACTGATAACAACGGACGACGTGCAGATTTCAGAAATACAGTTATTATCATGACCACCAATGCAGGAGCGCAGGTATTAACTAAAAACACCATTGGTTTTGTGGAAAGCAAATCTCAAGGGGATGAAATGGCTGATATTAAACGGTTATTTACCCCTGAATTTAGAAATCGTTTAGATGCCATTATTTCTTTTGCACCTCTTGATAAGAGTGTCATTCTACGTGTGGTGGATAAATTCTTATTACAACTAGAAAACCAATTACAAGAGAAACGTGTTGAAGCTAACTTTACAGATGCTCTCCGTGAGTTCTTATCTGAAAAAGGCTTTGATCCATTAATGGGTGCGAGACCAATGGCAAGATTGATTCAAGATACCATTCGTCGAGCACTGGCAGATGAGTTATTGTTTGGTCGTCTTGCAGCCGGTGGTAAAGTCACCATTGATGTTAATGAAGATAAAGAAGTTGAATTGCGTTTTGATGAAACAGAAGAGTTGGGAGTCAGCTAA